In Candidatus Desulforudis audaxviator MP104C, a genomic segment contains:
- the speE gene encoding polyamine aminopropyltransferase, producing the protein MHLWFTEKQNDNFAISYRVNETLHTETTPFQHLAVLDTVPFGRTLVLDGIVQTSVVDEYVYHEMITHVPLNTHPDPRRVLIVGGGDGGTLREVTKHPSVEKATLVEIDERVIAASKKYLPELACGFDSPKAEVVIGDGIKYVAEHKKTFDLVIVDSTDPIGPAVGLFSLEFYRSIYEALKDEGLFVAQTESPYFNTDLILRIYRDIAGIFPLARTYWACIPTYPGAMWSFTIGSKKHDPAQVAPEKIREHATRYYTPEIHRASFAMPRFLADRFR; encoded by the coding sequence TTGCATCTGTGGTTCACCGAGAAGCAAAACGACAACTTCGCCATCAGCTACCGGGTGAATGAGACGCTCCACACGGAGACCACGCCGTTTCAGCATCTGGCCGTGCTGGATACCGTGCCGTTCGGGCGTACCCTGGTTCTGGACGGGATCGTGCAGACCTCGGTGGTGGACGAGTACGTCTACCATGAGATGATCACCCACGTCCCGCTGAACACCCACCCCGACCCGCGCCGGGTGCTGATTGTCGGCGGCGGGGACGGGGGTACTTTGCGCGAGGTGACCAAGCACCCGTCGGTTGAAAAGGCCACCCTGGTCGAGATCGACGAGCGGGTGATCGCCGCCTCCAAGAAGTACCTGCCAGAACTAGCCTGCGGTTTCGATTCGCCCAAGGCCGAGGTCGTGATCGGGGACGGGATCAAGTACGTGGCGGAGCACAAAAAGACCTTCGACCTGGTCATCGTCGACTCCACCGACCCGATCGGGCCGGCGGTGGGCCTCTTCAGCCTGGAGTTCTACCGCTCGATCTACGAGGCCCTGAAGGACGAAGGGCTGTTCGTGGCCCAGACCGAGTCGCCCTACTTCAACACCGACCTGATCCTCCGGATCTACCGGGACATCGCCGGGATCTTCCCGCTGGCCCGGACGTACTGGGCGTGTATTCCCACCTATCCCGGAGCCATGTGGAGCTTCACCATCGGCTCCAAAAAACACGACCCCGCCCAGGTCGCGCCGGAAAAAATCCGGGAACACGCCACCCGGTACTATACGCCGGAGATACACCGTGCCAGTTTCGCCATGCCGCGATTCCTGGCGGACCGCTTCCGCTAG
- a CDS encoding pyruvoyl-dependent arginine decarboxylase, whose protein sequence is MLPTPTRYSVTAACAEGSTALNAFDNALLAARIGNVNLVRLSSILPPNAVYDPDLQLPPGALVPTAYGSIVCDAEGELIAAAVGVIISPDGIGVIMEYGGKCSRQEAHDTVSKMLDEAFARRGLTAQEKRIAAVEHRVERVGCCLAAVPLWY, encoded by the coding sequence ATGCTGCCGACACCCACCAGGTACTCTGTTACCGCGGCCTGTGCCGAAGGATCCACAGCACTGAACGCTTTCGACAACGCGCTTCTGGCGGCCCGTATCGGCAATGTCAATCTGGTGCGCTTATCCAGCATTCTGCCGCCGAACGCCGTTTACGACCCCGACCTGCAGCTGCCCCCGGGCGCGCTGGTACCTACCGCTTACGGTTCCATCGTGTGCGACGCCGAGGGGGAGCTGATCGCCGCCGCCGTCGGGGTGATCATCTCCCCGGACGGCATCGGCGTGATCATGGAATACGGTGGAAAGTGCAGTCGCCAGGAGGCTCACGACACCGTAAGCAAGATGCTGGACGAGGCTTTCGCCCGGCGCGGGCTGACCGCGCAGGAAAAGAGAATTGCCGCCGTGGAGCACCGGGTGGAACGGGTGGGATGTTGCCTGGCGGCCGTGCCGCTGTGGTATTGA
- the speB gene encoding agmatinase, producing MRDIVKEQDFLAARSSYEEARAVIVGAPLDATVSFRPGTRGGPAAVRAMSYCLEEYSLDLKRDLRELAFHDLGDVLLPPGEVAVSLERIETVIARLFHDGKTPFLLGGEHLVTLPAVRAAAARRPGLAVIQLDAHADLRDEYLGVAFSHATVMRRIGDFLGRQNLFQFGIRSADAPELEAARESGAFYTHRVLPGLVETVSALRDRPVYVSLDIDVVDPAFAPGVGTPEPAGITALLAARIVRDALLGMG from the coding sequence ATGCGTGATATCGTCAAGGAACAGGATTTTCTGGCGGCCCGGTCTTCGTATGAAGAAGCGCGGGCGGTGATCGTCGGGGCCCCGCTGGACGCGACCGTGTCCTTCCGGCCGGGCACCCGCGGGGGGCCGGCCGCGGTCCGGGCCATGTCCTACTGCCTGGAAGAATACAGCCTGGATCTCAAGCGTGATCTTCGTGAACTGGCCTTCCACGACCTGGGCGATGTCCTCCTGCCACCCGGCGAGGTGGCGGTGAGCCTGGAGCGCATTGAAACCGTCATTGCCCGGCTGTTCCACGACGGCAAAACCCCCTTTCTGCTCGGCGGCGAACACCTGGTGACCCTGCCCGCGGTCCGGGCGGCGGCCGCCCGGCGCCCGGGACTGGCCGTGATCCAACTCGACGCGCACGCCGACCTGCGTGACGAGTACCTGGGGGTCGCTTTTTCCCACGCGACGGTCATGCGGCGCATCGGCGATTTCCTGGGGCGGCAAAACCTGTTCCAGTTCGGGATCCGGTCCGCCGACGCGCCGGAGCTGGAAGCGGCGCGGGAGAGCGGGGCTTTTTATACCCACCGCGTACTACCGGGGCTGGTCGAGACGGTGTCGGCGCTGCGGGACCGTCCGGTTTACGTTTCACTGGACATTGACGTCGTGGACCCGGCCTTCGCCCCCGGCGTGGGCACCCCCGAACCGGCCGGGATCACCGCCCTGCTGGCCGCCCGGATCGTCCGCGACGCCCTACTGGGGATGGGTTGA